In Desulfovibrio porci, one genomic interval encodes:
- the pstC gene encoding phosphate ABC transporter permease subunit PstC produces MRRADLKEKIVQYGLTGVAGSSLLALAGIVFFLFMEGLPLFSHYSVFDFLFGTLWYPTEEPGLFGIFPLLAASLAVTAVSSLLAVPLGVLTAVYLTEIAHPGVRRIIKPFVELLAALPSVVLGFLGMVVLAPFIQEAFGVATGLNLLNASLVLALMSVPTICSVSEDALYSVPRDLREASLALGATRWQTTVRVVIPAALSGIGTAVMLGMSRAIGETMVVLMVAGGAGLIPTSLLDPVRPMPASIAAEMAEAPFRSDHYHALFAIGIVLFFLTLAFNLAAGHIAEKHRQAGSSSL; encoded by the coding sequence ATGCGCAGAGCCGATCTCAAGGAAAAAATCGTCCAGTACGGCCTCACCGGCGTGGCCGGAAGCTCCCTGCTGGCGCTGGCGGGCATTGTCTTTTTTCTGTTCATGGAAGGGCTGCCGCTTTTCTCCCATTATTCAGTTTTTGATTTTCTTTTCGGCACGCTCTGGTATCCCACGGAAGAACCGGGCCTGTTCGGCATTTTTCCCCTTCTGGCGGCCTCGCTGGCCGTGACCGCCGTTTCCTCCCTGCTGGCCGTGCCGCTGGGCGTGCTGACCGCCGTGTACCTGACGGAAATCGCCCATCCGGGCGTGCGCCGGATCATCAAGCCCTTTGTGGAACTGCTGGCCGCCCTGCCCTCGGTGGTGCTGGGCTTTCTGGGCATGGTGGTGCTGGCCCCCTTCATCCAGGAGGCCTTCGGCGTGGCCACGGGTCTGAACCTGCTCAACGCCTCCCTGGTGCTGGCGCTGATGAGCGTGCCCACCATCTGCTCCGTGTCTGAGGACGCCCTGTACAGCGTGCCCCGCGATCTGCGCGAGGCCTCCCTGGCTTTGGGGGCCACGCGCTGGCAGACCACCGTGCGGGTGGTCATTCCGGCGGCGCTCTCCGGCATCGGCACGGCCGTGATGCTGGGCATGTCGCGGGCCATCGGCGAAACCATGGTGGTGCTGATGGTGGCCGGCGGTGCGGGCCTGATTCCCACCTCCCTGCTGGATCCGGTGCGGCCCATGCCCGCTTCCATCGCCGCTGAAATGGCCGAAGCCCCCTTCCGCAGCGATCACTATCACGCCCTGTTCGCCATCGGCATCGTACTCTTTTTCCTGACCCTGGCCTTCAATCTGGCGGCCGGGCACATTGCCGAAAAACACCGCCAGGCCGGTTCGTCCAGCCTGTAG
- the pstB gene encoding phosphate ABC transporter ATP-binding protein PstB, with translation MKENLQARNISVYYGPNKALHEVSLDFVPGRVSALIGPSGCGKSTFLRCLNRMNDLVPGARVEGEIVLDGEDVNRPGTDVVSLRRRVGMVFQKPNPFPKSIFENVAYGLRVNGLRDESLIAEKVEISLRRAAIFDEVKDRLQSSALGLSGGQQQRLCIARTLAVEPEVLLMDEPASALDPIATQKIEESIRELRESLTIIIVTHNMQQAARVSDFTAFFYMGRLIEHDATDVIFTRPGKKQTEDYITGRFG, from the coding sequence ATGAAGGAAAATCTGCAGGCCCGGAACATCAGCGTCTACTACGGCCCGAACAAGGCCCTGCACGAAGTGAGCCTGGATTTCGTGCCGGGCCGGGTCTCGGCCCTCATCGGGCCGTCCGGTTGCGGCAAGTCCACTTTTCTGCGCTGCCTGAACCGGATGAACGATCTGGTGCCCGGCGCGCGCGTGGAAGGGGAGATAGTGCTGGACGGCGAGGACGTCAACCGTCCCGGCACGGACGTGGTTTCACTGCGGCGCCGGGTGGGCATGGTCTTTCAGAAGCCCAATCCCTTTCCCAAGAGCATTTTTGAGAATGTGGCCTACGGCCTGCGCGTCAACGGCCTCCGCGATGAATCCCTGATCGCCGAAAAGGTGGAAATTTCCTTGCGCCGGGCCGCTATTTTTGATGAGGTCAAAGACAGGTTGCAGTCTTCGGCGCTGGGGCTTTCCGGCGGACAGCAGCAGCGGCTGTGCATAGCGCGCACCCTGGCCGTGGAGCCGGAAGTGCTGCTCATGGACGAGCCGGCCAGCGCTCTGGACCCCATTGCCACCCAAAAGATAGAGGAGAGCATTCGCGAGCTCAGGGAGTCGCTGACCATCATCATCGTCACCCACAACATGCAGCAGGCCGCGCGCGTGTCGGACTTCACGGCCTTTTTCTACATGGGCCGCCTTATTGAGCACGACGCCACGGACGTGATTTTCACCCGGCCCGGCAAGAAGCAGACGGAGGATTATATCACCGGCCGCTTCGGCTAG
- a CDS encoding MinD/ParA family protein → MNSTLSVAVLSGKGGVGKTNISLNLACALYQAGFKNLLMDCDMGLANLDVLLGITPEGNLQNALLGEARLNDVLYPVEPKGFDVLPAASGVPELNDMSPDLRDLLLERLEPVLGGYDFVFMDLGAGISETVQTFAAMAAVRIVLITPEPTSLTDSYALIKVLNNRFGMRDFMVMVNQASSAKEAQGAFEKLNGACRHFLHLEPVLLGHVRMDKKLPEAVCRQQPLLRYAPGSPAAQDIQAMAARLQRVRLSMADWLAARSVLQALPK, encoded by the coding sequence ATGAACAGCACCTTGAGCGTTGCCGTGCTCAGCGGCAAAGGCGGGGTCGGCAAGACCAATATTTCCCTCAACCTGGCCTGCGCGCTCTACCAGGCGGGTTTCAAAAACCTGCTCATGGACTGCGACATGGGCCTGGCCAATCTGGACGTGCTGCTGGGCATCACCCCGGAGGGAAACCTTCAGAACGCCCTGCTGGGCGAAGCGCGCCTGAACGATGTGCTGTATCCCGTGGAGCCCAAGGGCTTTGACGTGCTGCCCGCGGCCTCGGGCGTGCCCGAGCTCAATGATATGAGCCCGGACCTGCGCGACCTGCTGCTGGAACGCCTGGAACCGGTGCTCGGCGGATATGATTTCGTCTTCATGGATCTGGGCGCGGGCATTTCCGAAACGGTGCAGACCTTCGCGGCCATGGCCGCGGTGCGCATCGTGCTCATCACGCCCGAGCCCACCTCGCTCACGGACAGCTATGCCCTGATCAAGGTGCTCAACAACCGCTTCGGCATGCGCGATTTCATGGTCATGGTCAATCAGGCGAGCTCGGCCAAGGAAGCGCAAGGCGCTTTTGAAAAGCTGAACGGGGCCTGCCGCCACTTTCTGCATCTGGAACCCGTGCTGCTGGGTCATGTGCGCATGGACAAAAAGCTGCCTGAGGCCGTCTGTCGCCAGCAGCCCCTGCTGCGCTACGCACCGGGCAGCCCGGCGGCCCAGGACATCCAGGCCATGGCCGCCCGTCTGCAGCGCGTGCGCCTGAGCATGGCCGACTGGCTGGCCGCGCGCAGCGTTCTGCAGGCCCTGCCCAAGTAA
- a CDS encoding alanine/glycine:cation symporter family protein, translating to MEELTKLVQEINSVLWGVYCLIPLLVGTGIYFTFRLKFVQVRKFGKVLRYTFGDLTIFGKKAGKDGMSSFQSLATAIAAQVGTGNLAGAATAIAMGGPGAIFWMWIAAFFGMATIFAEAVLAQLYKSRDSEGHVTGGPAYYISKGLGSKWLAGFFSVAIIMALGFIGNMVQANSIADAFHSAFSIPTWIIGMILALLAGFVFFGGMRRIAATTEKVVPLMALLYLAGGLWVLLTHLDMLIPAFKMIFVGAFDPSAATGGLIGAGVKEAMRYGVARGLFSNEAGMGSTPHAHAVAKVKYPAQQGFVAIMGVFVDTFVVLNMTAFVIFVTGAIDGSTTGIALTQKAFETGLGSMGYGFGFVAVCLFFFAFSTIIGWYFFAEQNIKFLFGVRAVPCFRVLVMAFLVLGSSLQVNLVWELADMFNGLMVLPNLVALIGLAKLVSKALDDYEEHGESAPL from the coding sequence ATGGAAGAGCTGACAAAACTGGTCCAGGAGATCAACAGCGTGCTGTGGGGCGTGTACTGCCTGATCCCCCTGTTGGTGGGCACGGGCATTTATTTCACCTTCCGGCTCAAGTTTGTGCAGGTGCGCAAGTTCGGCAAAGTGCTTCGCTATACCTTCGGCGATCTGACCATCTTCGGCAAAAAGGCGGGCAAGGACGGCATGAGTTCCTTCCAGTCCCTGGCCACGGCCATTGCCGCCCAGGTGGGCACGGGCAATCTGGCGGGCGCGGCCACGGCCATCGCCATGGGCGGGCCCGGCGCCATTTTCTGGATGTGGATAGCCGCCTTTTTCGGCATGGCCACCATTTTTGCCGAGGCCGTGCTGGCCCAGCTCTACAAGAGCCGCGATTCCGAAGGCCATGTCACCGGCGGTCCGGCCTACTATATTTCCAAAGGCTTGGGCAGCAAATGGCTGGCTGGCTTCTTTTCCGTGGCCATCATCATGGCTCTGGGCTTCATCGGCAACATGGTTCAGGCCAACTCCATTGCCGACGCTTTTCACTCGGCCTTCAGTATTCCCACCTGGATCATTGGCATGATTCTGGCCCTGCTGGCGGGTTTCGTCTTTTTCGGCGGCATGCGCCGCATCGCGGCCACCACGGAAAAAGTCGTGCCGCTCATGGCTCTGCTTTATCTGGCAGGCGGCCTCTGGGTGCTGTTGACTCATCTGGACATGCTGATTCCGGCTTTCAAGATGATTTTTGTGGGCGCGTTCGATCCCTCGGCGGCCACCGGCGGTCTGATCGGCGCGGGCGTCAAGGAAGCCATGCGTTACGGCGTGGCGCGCGGCCTCTTTTCCAATGAGGCCGGTATGGGCTCCACCCCGCACGCCCACGCGGTGGCCAAGGTCAAGTATCCGGCTCAGCAGGGCTTTGTGGCCATCATGGGCGTGTTTGTGGATACCTTTGTGGTCCTGAACATGACCGCTTTTGTCATTTTCGTCACCGGGGCCATTGACGGCAGCACCACCGGCATCGCCCTGACCCAGAAGGCCTTTGAAACCGGTCTGGGTTCCATGGGGTACGGCTTCGGCTTTGTGGCGGTCTGCCTGTTCTTTTTCGCCTTTTCCACCATCATCGGCTGGTACTTCTTCGCGGAACAGAATATCAAGTTCCTGTTCGGCGTCAGGGCCGTGCCCTGCTTCCGGGTGCTGGTCATGGCGTTTCTGGTGCTGGGTTCCTCCCTCCAGGTCAATCTGGTCTGGGAACTGGCCGACATGTTCAACGGCCTGATGGTTCTGCCCAACCTGGTGGCCCTCATCGGTCTGGCCAAGCTGGTGTCCAAGGCCCTGGACGACTATGAGGAGCATGGCGAAAGCGCACCCTTATAA
- a CDS encoding response regulator, which yields MNAQDILVVEDEGDIRELLRFNLEREGFSVLEADDGRKGLELARRHMPCLIILDVMLPGMDGFEICRQLGGQAETSGIPVLMLTARGEEMDRVVGLSLGADDYVVKPFSVRELMLRIKAILRRGGRAAENSVLERHGIRLRPDAHTVSAGGRELTLTATEFRLLEDLLRHAGTVRTREQLLNNVWGYSFEGYARTVDTHVRRLRSKLGEAAATLETVRGVGYRIRE from the coding sequence ATGAACGCACAAGACATTCTGGTGGTGGAAGATGAAGGCGACATCCGCGAACTGTTGCGTTTCAATCTGGAGCGCGAGGGTTTCAGCGTGCTGGAGGCCGACGACGGCCGCAAGGGGCTGGAGCTGGCCCGGCGGCATATGCCGTGCCTGATCATCCTGGATGTGATGCTGCCCGGCATGGATGGTTTTGAAATCTGCCGCCAGTTGGGCGGGCAGGCCGAGACCTCGGGCATCCCTGTGCTGATGCTCACGGCGCGCGGCGAGGAAATGGACCGCGTGGTGGGCCTGAGTCTGGGGGCGGATGATTACGTGGTCAAGCCTTTCAGCGTGCGCGAACTTATGCTGCGCATCAAGGCCATCTTGCGCCGGGGCGGCCGCGCGGCGGAGAACTCCGTGCTGGAGCGTCACGGCATCCGGCTGCGGCCCGACGCGCACACGGTCAGCGCCGGAGGTCGGGAACTGACCCTCACGGCCACGGAGTTCCGTTTGCTGGAGGATCTGCTGCGCCACGCGGGCACGGTGCGCACGCGTGAACAGTTGCTGAACAATGTCTGGGGCTATTCCTTTGAAGGCTATGCCCGCACGGTGGACACTCACGTGCGCCGTCTGCGCTCCAAGCTGGGCGAGGCGGCGGCCACCCTGGAAACAGTGCGCGGCGTGGGCTACCGGATCAGGGAGTAG
- the pstA gene encoding phosphate ABC transporter permease PstA: MFCLLRVIAAVNVLALVGVCVFLLWHGLPALSWEFLTEPPRKMMTEGGIWPCILGTAILSLGALLLAFPMGVASAVYLHEYARRNAFARYVRLGVNNLAGVPSVVFGLFGLSFFVTFCGFGVSILSGVLTLAVLTLPVIIGTAEEALRSVPDTYREASLALGATKSQTIARVVLPCALPGMLTGAILGVARAAGETAAIMFTAAVFYTPKTPDSIFSAVMALPYHMYVLATAGTEIEKTRPLQYGTGLVLILLVLGMNLLAVILRDRLQRQR; encoded by the coding sequence ATGTTCTGCCTGCTGCGCGTCATCGCCGCCGTCAACGTGCTGGCCCTGGTGGGCGTGTGCGTCTTTCTGCTCTGGCACGGCCTGCCTGCCCTGTCCTGGGAATTTCTCACCGAGCCGCCGCGCAAGATGATGACCGAAGGCGGCATCTGGCCCTGCATTCTGGGCACGGCCATCCTGTCCCTGGGCGCTCTTCTGCTGGCTTTTCCCATGGGCGTGGCCTCGGCCGTCTATCTGCACGAATACGCCAGGCGCAACGCTTTCGCCCGCTATGTGCGCCTGGGCGTGAACAATCTGGCCGGAGTGCCCTCGGTGGTCTTCGGCCTGTTCGGTCTGTCCTTTTTCGTGACCTTCTGCGGCTTCGGAGTGAGCATCCTTTCCGGCGTGCTGACCCTGGCCGTACTGACTCTGCCGGTGATTATCGGCACGGCCGAGGAGGCGTTGCGCTCCGTGCCGGACACCTACCGTGAGGCCTCCCTGGCCCTGGGAGCCACCAAATCCCAGACCATCGCCCGCGTGGTGCTGCCCTGCGCCCTGCCAGGCATGCTCACCGGGGCCATTCTGGGCGTGGCCCGCGCGGCGGGCGAAACCGCGGCCATCATGTTCACCGCCGCCGTGTTTTATACGCCCAAGACGCCGGACTCCATTTTCAGCGCGGTCATGGCCCTGCCCTATCACATGTACGTGCTGGCCACGGCGGGTACGGAAATCGAAAAAACCCGTCCCCTGCAATACGGCACGGGCCTGGTGCTGATCCTGCTGGTGCTGGGCATGAACCTGCTGGCCGTCATCCTGCGGGACCGCCTGCAACGGCAGCGCTGA
- a CDS encoding sensor histidine kinase: MFSFRTRIFCSVLAVALLSIGIAVFYGKSWLENSQLQAARERLLHETRLAGVILDKLGPDPAHLTELARILDLPGDRLSLLDSAGNVLGDTAAGAQPVSRLDNHADRPEVREAMHGGTGFSIRPSGTLELPLAYAVTRLDDGRLLRLAVPLDNLKRLIESRLAVFSQIGLITVALSLLLAVLLSGALRRSLSQMIGVVEAISLGNFQRRLRRIPGSEFAPLADAVNRMAENIEEHVRAAAEQTAQLESILDTMSDGVLVLGPRGHIRRCNRALAREFPEAATAQGAQVVEIIPSPELQTAVDEVLAAPAPGSEAAPDGGPGDENGRVQRHLQLTLPSGQVMSVCLSRPAGPDCHLGGVIVFHDITELMRLERVRRDFVANVSHELRTPLTAIQGYAETLISLDTLPECRRFGEIILKNGTYLTRMVGDLLSLARLEGKSGSLELTPEDPREALAQAKSMCREDLERRKLQLDVDIPEECRVMANLPHLTQVFRNLLENACRYAPEGGNIRVSAHPAGREVVFRVVDDGPGIPTADLERVFERFYQVERHRGQASTGLGLAICKHIVERHGGRIRAESPAQDGSTAFVFTLTRVEGGDRPDENPDGAASA; the protein is encoded by the coding sequence ATGTTTTCCTTTCGTACCCGGATTTTTTGCAGCGTGCTGGCGGTGGCGCTGCTCTCCATCGGCATTGCCGTGTTTTACGGCAAAAGCTGGCTGGAAAACAGCCAGTTGCAGGCGGCCCGTGAACGCCTGCTGCACGAAACGCGCCTGGCCGGTGTGATTCTGGACAAGTTGGGTCCCGATCCCGCCCATCTGACCGAACTGGCTCGCATCCTGGACCTGCCGGGCGACCGTCTTTCCCTGCTGGACAGCGCGGGCAATGTGCTGGGCGATACGGCGGCCGGCGCCCAGCCCGTGAGCCGCCTGGACAATCACGCGGACAGGCCGGAAGTGCGGGAGGCCATGCACGGCGGCACGGGCTTCTCCATCCGCCCCAGCGGCACGCTGGAGCTGCCCCTGGCCTATGCCGTGACCCGCCTGGACGACGGCCGCCTGCTGCGTCTGGCCGTGCCCCTGGACAACCTCAAGCGGCTCATTGAAAGCCGCCTCGCGGTGTTCAGCCAGATCGGCCTGATTACCGTGGCCCTTTCCCTGCTGCTGGCCGTGTTGCTGTCCGGCGCGTTGCGCCGCTCCCTCAGCCAGATGATCGGCGTGGTGGAGGCCATTTCCCTGGGCAATTTTCAGCGCCGCCTGCGGCGCATACCGGGCAGCGAGTTCGCGCCCCTGGCCGACGCGGTCAACCGTATGGCCGAAAATATTGAGGAGCACGTGCGCGCCGCCGCCGAGCAGACCGCCCAGCTTGAGAGCATTCTGGATACCATGAGCGACGGCGTGCTGGTGCTGGGACCGCGCGGGCACATCCGCCGCTGCAACCGGGCTCTGGCCCGGGAATTTCCCGAGGCGGCCACGGCCCAGGGCGCGCAGGTGGTGGAAATCATCCCCTCGCCGGAATTGCAGACCGCCGTGGACGAGGTGCTGGCCGCGCCCGCGCCCGGCTCCGAAGCCGCGCCGGACGGCGGGCCGGGCGACGAAAACGGCCGGGTGCAGCGCCATCTGCAGCTCACGCTGCCTTCGGGGCAGGTCATGTCCGTCTGTCTCTCGCGACCTGCCGGGCCGGACTGCCATCTGGGGGGCGTGATCGTGTTCCACGACATTACGGAATTGATGCGCCTTGAGCGCGTGCGCCGGGATTTCGTGGCCAATGTTTCGCACGAACTGCGCACTCCGCTCACGGCCATCCAGGGCTATGCGGAAACCCTTATCAGCCTGGACACCTTGCCCGAGTGTCGCCGTTTCGGTGAAATCATCCTCAAAAACGGCACGTACCTCACGCGCATGGTGGGCGACCTCTTGTCCCTGGCCCGTCTGGAGGGCAAGTCCGGCAGTCTGGAACTGACGCCAGAAGACCCGCGTGAAGCTCTGGCCCAGGCCAAAAGCATGTGCCGCGAGGACCTGGAGCGCCGCAAGCTGCAACTGGATGTGGATATCCCGGAGGAATGCCGGGTCATGGCCAACCTGCCGCACCTGACCCAGGTTTTCCGCAATCTGCTGGAAAATGCCTGCCGCTACGCGCCGGAAGGCGGCAACATCCGCGTTTCCGCGCATCCGGCGGGCCGGGAGGTCGTGTTCCGGGTGGTGGACGACGGCCCCGGCATTCCGACGGCGGACCTGGAGCGCGTTTTCGAGCGCTTCTATCAGGTGGAGCGGCACCGGGGCCAGGCCTCCACAGGGCTGGGGCTGGCCATCTGCAAGCACATTGTGGAACGGCACGGCGGCCGCATCCGGGCGGAAAGCCCGGCCCAGGACGGCAGCACGGCCTTTGTGTTCACCCTGACTCGTGTTGAGGGCGGCGACCGCCCCGACGAAAATCCCGACGGAGCGGCAAGCGCATGA
- the dapA gene encoding 4-hydroxy-tetrahydrodipicolinate synthase produces the protein MLFSGALTALVTPFKNNTVDEEAYRAFIERQITEGIHGLVPCGTTGESATLSHEEHERVIEICIDQAKGRVPVLAGAGSNNTSEAIRLALFAKRAGADGALLITPYYNKPTQEGLYQHFKAIAEAVDLPLVPYNVPGRTGCNMLPPVLSRLARDFSNIVGVKEATGDMVQGSLVLESCPSGFSVLSGDDLTALPLMALGGSGVISVTSNLVPGRVAAVWNAFSKGDVAGAARLHHELFPLHQVMFVESNPIPAKTALALMGQMEGEMRLPLCPMSENGKTKLIEVLRRQGLL, from the coding sequence ATGCTTTTTTCCGGCGCGCTGACAGCGCTTGTCACTCCGTTCAAGAACAATACCGTGGATGAAGAGGCCTACCGCGCCTTTATCGAGCGTCAGATCACCGAGGGCATCCACGGCCTGGTGCCCTGCGGCACCACCGGCGAATCCGCCACACTGTCCCACGAGGAACACGAGCGGGTCATTGAAATCTGCATCGACCAGGCCAAAGGCCGGGTGCCGGTGCTGGCCGGGGCCGGGTCCAACAATACCAGCGAGGCCATCCGCCTGGCTCTCTTTGCCAAAAGGGCCGGTGCCGACGGCGCGCTGCTGATCACCCCCTATTACAACAAACCCACTCAGGAAGGATTGTACCAGCACTTCAAGGCCATTGCCGAGGCCGTGGACCTGCCGCTGGTGCCCTATAACGTGCCGGGGCGCACGGGCTGCAACATGCTGCCGCCTGTGCTCAGCCGTCTGGCCCGCGACTTTTCCAACATCGTGGGCGTCAAGGAAGCCACCGGCGACATGGTGCAGGGCAGCCTGGTGCTGGAATCCTGCCCGTCGGGCTTCAGCGTGCTGTCCGGCGACGACCTCACCGCCCTGCCCCTCATGGCTCTGGGCGGCAGCGGCGTGATTTCGGTCACGTCCAACCTGGTGCCGGGCCGCGTGGCCGCCGTGTGGAACGCCTTTTCCAAGGGTGACGTGGCCGGGGCCGCCCGCCTGCACCACGAGCTCTTCCCCTTGCATCAGGTCATGTTTGTGGAAAGCAATCCTATTCCGGCCAAAACGGCCTTGGCCCTCATGGGCCAGATGGAAGGCGAAATGCGCCTGCCGCTCTGCCCCATGAGCGAAAACGGCAAGACAAAATTGATTGAAGTGCTGCGCCGGCAAGGCCTGTTGTAA
- a CDS encoding HU family DNA-binding protein, with protein sequence MNKSELIKALAEETNIPFDDASLVVNTFIDAMKKSLIAGERIEIRGFGSFKIKEYGGYAGRNPKTGESVSVISKRLPFFRAGKELKEFINQ encoded by the coding sequence ATGAATAAGAGCGAACTGATCAAGGCATTAGCCGAAGAGACCAACATCCCTTTTGATGATGCGTCACTGGTGGTGAACACATTCATCGACGCCATGAAAAAATCGCTGATCGCCGGGGAACGGATCGAAATCCGCGGGTTCGGCAGCTTCAAAATCAAGGAATATGGCGGCTACGCCGGACGCAACCCCAAGACCGGGGAAAGCGTTTCGGTGATTTCCAAACGCTTGCCCTTTTTCCGCGCGGGCAAGGAACTCAAGGAATTCATCAACCAGTAG
- a CDS encoding PstS family phosphate ABC transporter substrate-binding protein, with translation MSIGKMLVTALTVLSLSAPALAAQEIVINGSTTVLPVMQKAGEAFMASHPGMPLSISGGGSGNGIKALIEKQCAVAMSSRDIKDKEKAAAEKNGVTPVRTAIAVDAIVPVVNTANKVSALTTQQLRDIYTGKITNWKDLGGVDAKIVVISRDTSSGTFECWEELVMNKERVSPAALMQASNGAVVQAVSNNKNAIGYVGLGYLDKSTKGLKVNDVQASAQTALSKQWPIARELYIFTDGQPAGVVKELVDYLLDPAKGQKSVREVGYVPLAH, from the coding sequence ATGTCTATCGGCAAAATGCTGGTCACGGCTCTGACGGTTCTGAGCCTCAGCGCCCCGGCCCTGGCGGCCCAGGAAATTGTCATCAACGGTTCCACCACGGTGCTGCCCGTGATGCAGAAGGCCGGCGAGGCCTTCATGGCCTCCCATCCCGGCATGCCGCTGAGCATCTCCGGCGGCGGTTCGGGCAACGGCATCAAGGCGCTCATTGAAAAACAGTGCGCCGTGGCCATGAGCTCGCGTGACATCAAGGACAAGGAAAAGGCCGCCGCCGAAAAGAACGGCGTCACCCCCGTGCGCACGGCCATCGCCGTGGACGCCATCGTGCCCGTGGTCAACACGGCCAACAAGGTCAGCGCCCTGACCACGCAGCAACTCAGAGACATCTATACCGGCAAGATCACCAACTGGAAGGATCTGGGCGGCGTGGACGCCAAGATTGTGGTCATTTCCCGCGACACCTCCTCCGGCACCTTTGAATGCTGGGAAGAACTGGTCATGAACAAGGAACGCGTCTCTCCGGCGGCCCTGATGCAGGCCTCCAACGGCGCGGTGGTGCAGGCCGTGTCCAACAACAAGAACGCCATCGGTTACGTGGGCCTCGGCTATCTGGACAAATCCACCAAGGGTCTGAAGGTCAACGACGTACAGGCCAGCGCCCAGACCGCGCTTTCCAAGCAGTGGCCCATCGCGCGGGAACTGTACATCTTCACTGACGGCCAACCCGCCGGCGTGGTCAAGGAACTGGTGGACTATCTGCTGGATCCGGCCAAGGGCCAGAAAAGTGTGCGGGAAGTTGGGTACGTGCCCCTGGCCCATTAG
- the phoU gene encoding phosphate signaling complex protein PhoU — protein sequence MNQQENYLQQMLVTLRTRLLVMCASVGIALEEAGKALAANDPGRAAAVIESDGSIDELENEIDEMALRLMARTQPVAGDLRFVVSALRMVVDLERIGDEAVSMAEQAILMQDMPGYGVIPHVRRMFDKARQAFEQAVVIFRENDTEAALTMSRGEDEAVQCEVRIIQGIMERLSERDADLEPHLAMHIILVTRSLTRIWRRSINIAEHVYFINQGQTLKHHGELADEPDTLLWKREDEAGEE from the coding sequence ATGAATCAGCAGGAAAATTATTTGCAGCAGATGCTCGTGACCCTGCGCACGCGGCTTCTGGTCATGTGCGCCAGTGTGGGCATAGCTCTGGAAGAGGCGGGCAAGGCCCTGGCCGCCAACGATCCCGGCCGCGCGGCCGCGGTTATTGAAAGCGACGGCTCCATTGATGAACTGGAGAACGAGATCGACGAAATGGCCCTGCGGCTCATGGCCCGCACCCAGCCCGTGGCCGGCGACTTGCGCTTTGTGGTCAGCGCCCTGCGCATGGTGGTGGACCTGGAGCGCATCGGGGACGAGGCCGTGAGCATGGCCGAGCAGGCCATTCTGATGCAGGACATGCCCGGCTACGGGGTCATACCCCATGTCCGGCGGATGTTCGACAAGGCCCGTCAGGCCTTTGAGCAGGCCGTGGTCATCTTTCGTGAAAATGACACCGAGGCCGCCCTGACCATGAGCCGGGGCGAGGACGAGGCCGTTCAGTGCGAAGTACGGATCATCCAGGGCATCATGGAGCGGCTTTCCGAGCGCGACGCGGACCTGGAACCCCATCTGGCCATGCACATCATTCTGGTCACCCGTTCCCTGACCCGGATCTGGCGGCGCTCCATCAATATTGCCGAGCACGTCTATTTCATCAATCAGGGCCAGACCCTCAAGCATCATGGCGAACTGGCGGACGAGCCGGACACGCTGCTCTGGAAGCGGGAGGACGAGGCCGGGGAAGAATAA